Proteins co-encoded in one Sus scrofa isolate TJ Tabasco breed Duroc chromosome 14, Sscrofa11.1, whole genome shotgun sequence genomic window:
- the PSP-II gene encoding major seminal plasma glycoprotein PSP-II precursor (The RefSeq protein has 2 substitutions, 1 frameshift compared to this genomic sequence) translates to MKLGTAIPWALLLSTATLVSTARINGPDECGRVIKDTSGSISNTDRQKNLCTWTILMKPDQKVRMAIPYLNLACGKEYVEVFDGLLSGPSYGKLCAGAAIVFLSTANTMTIKYNRISGNSSSPFLIYFYGSSPGSEY, encoded by the exons ATGAAGCTGGGCAGCGCCATCCCCTGGGCCTTGCTGCTCAGTACAG CCACACTGGTTTCAACTGCACGGATCAATG GCCCTGATGAATGTGGGCGCGTCATCAAGGACACATCGGGAAGCATCTCCAACACTGACAGGCAGAAGAATCTGTGCACCTGGACCATCCTGATGAAACCTGATCAG GTCCGAATGGCAATACCGTATCTCAA CCTCGCCTGCGGGAAGGAGTACGTGGAAGTCTTTGATGGCTTGCTGTCGGGCCCTAGCTATGGAAAGCTGTGTGCAGGTGCAGCGATTGTCTTTTTGTCTACGTCCAATACGATGACTATCAAGTACAACAGAATTTCTGGCAACTCCTCGTCTCCATTTCTAATATATTTCTATGGTAGTTCACCAG GATCCGAATATTAG